From Streptomyces sp. TLI_105, the proteins below share one genomic window:
- a CDS encoding trypsin-like serine protease — protein MIRALQKLAAAGAVVLAAVSLQPTTASAAPAPVVGGTRAAQGEFPWMVRLSMGCGGSLITPQVVLTAAHCVSGSGANTSITATAGVVDLQSSSAVKVRSTKVLQAPGYNGQGKDWALIKLATPITSLPNLKIAETTAYNTGTFTVAGWGAAREGGSQQRYLLKANVPFVSDATCQAAYGSDLVPAEEICAGYSQGGVDTCQGDSGGPMFRKDNAGAWVQVGIVSWGEGCARAGYPGVYTEVSTFAAAIKSAAATL, from the coding sequence ATGATCCGTGCCCTCCAGAAGCTGGCGGCGGCCGGCGCCGTCGTCCTGGCGGCCGTCAGCCTCCAGCCCACCACCGCCTCCGCGGCCCCGGCCCCCGTCGTCGGCGGCACCCGCGCCGCACAGGGCGAGTTCCCCTGGATGGTCAGGCTCTCCATGGGCTGCGGCGGCTCCCTGATCACCCCTCAGGTCGTCCTCACCGCCGCCCACTGCGTGAGCGGCTCCGGCGCCAACACCAGCATCACCGCCACCGCCGGAGTCGTGGACCTCCAGTCGAGCAGCGCCGTCAAGGTCAGGTCGACCAAGGTCCTCCAGGCCCCCGGCTACAACGGCCAGGGCAAGGACTGGGCGCTGATCAAGCTCGCCACCCCGATCACCTCGCTGCCCAACCTGAAGATCGCCGAGACCACGGCGTACAACACCGGCACCTTCACCGTCGCCGGCTGGGGCGCCGCCCGCGAGGGCGGGTCGCAGCAGCGCTACCTCCTCAAGGCGAACGTCCCGTTCGTCTCCGACGCCACCTGCCAGGCCGCCTACGGCAGCGACCTCGTCCCGGCCGAGGAGATCTGCGCCGGCTACAGCCAGGGCGGGGTCGACACCTGCCAGGGCGACTCCGGCGGCCCCATGTTCCGCAAGGACAACGCCGGGGCCTGGGTCCAGGTCGGCATCGTGAGCTGGGGCGAGGGCTGCGCGCGGGCCGGCTACCCCGGCGTCTACACGGAGGTCTCGACCTTCGCCGCCGCCATCAAGTCCGCCGCGGCCACGCTGTAG
- a CDS encoding MarR family winged helix-turn-helix transcriptional regulator, with protein sequence MSEQDQERGAVIAALTAAGRDSSAASVAFHSAIAAQQDLGATETKTLDLLERHGPLTAKELAERSGLAPASVTGLVDRLERKGFVRRVKHPTDKRRVLVEPRPEKLAELAPLFDDWAREVHELYEEFTTEELATITRFLTGATERQRAATKRLTE encoded by the coding sequence ATGAGCGAGCAGGACCAGGAACGGGGCGCGGTCATCGCCGCCCTCACCGCCGCCGGCCGGGACTCCAGCGCCGCCTCCGTCGCCTTCCACTCGGCGATCGCGGCCCAGCAGGACCTGGGCGCCACCGAGACCAAGACGCTCGACCTGCTCGAACGGCACGGCCCCCTCACCGCCAAGGAGCTGGCCGAGCGCTCGGGCCTGGCCCCCGCCTCCGTCACCGGACTCGTCGACCGCCTGGAGCGCAAGGGCTTCGTGCGCCGGGTGAAGCACCCGACGGACAAGCGCCGGGTGCTCGTCGAGCCCCGCCCCGAGAAGCTGGCCGAGCTCGCCCCGCTCTTCGACGACTGGGCGCGCGAGGTGCACGAGCTCTACGAGGAGTTCACGACCGAGGAGCTGGCGACGATCACCCGCTTCCTGACGGGCGCGACCGAACGGCAGCGCGCCGCGACCAAGCGCCTCACGGAGTAG
- a CDS encoding MFS transporter produces MSTTVTTAATGDPFTVHPRRWAAAVVMMVAALMDLVDVTIVNVALPSLGHGLGASESALQWTVSAYLLGFAATLVVAGRLGDRYGRKALFLAGTAGFGLASLVCGIAQSPGQLIAARAVQGVTAAVLMPQVLGSFQSLFRGKDRGKVFGMYGAVAGFASAIGLLLGGVLTDADLFGLGWRSVFLVNVPIAALTLAAAVVLVPTTRERAAGRPPVLGSLVLAAGLVAVVLPLVQGRGWGWPLWGWGLLAAGALAVAAVAVRGSVLPPRVFTVPAFSYGLAVQLLFAFGMQGFFLVLAIWLQGGQGYAPTQAGVLMAAFSAGGFLTAPAAEPLAVKLGRYVPVAGALLMAGGYGWVWYAMDAAAPVHTGAWPLVPGLAVAGAGLGFLVVPLVGIVLSAAPAELAGGASGVFSTAQQFGGALGAAAIGTAYFADLSLAAAMPWVLAAYAGAALLSLRLPAGGR; encoded by the coding sequence ATGTCCACGACCGTCACGACCGCCGCCACCGGCGACCCGTTCACCGTCCATCCGCGCCGCTGGGCCGCCGCCGTCGTCATGATGGTCGCCGCCCTGATGGACCTCGTGGACGTCACCATCGTCAACGTCGCCCTGCCCTCGCTCGGGCACGGGCTCGGCGCCTCCGAGAGCGCCCTCCAGTGGACCGTCTCCGCGTACCTCCTGGGCTTCGCCGCGACCCTCGTCGTCGCCGGACGGCTCGGCGACCGGTACGGCCGCAAGGCGCTCTTCCTCGCCGGCACCGCCGGCTTCGGACTCGCCAGCCTCGTCTGCGGCATCGCCCAGAGCCCCGGCCAGCTGATCGCCGCCCGCGCCGTGCAGGGCGTCACCGCCGCCGTGCTCATGCCGCAGGTCCTCGGCTCCTTCCAGAGCCTCTTCCGGGGCAAGGACCGCGGCAAGGTCTTCGGGATGTACGGGGCGGTGGCCGGCTTCGCCTCCGCGATCGGACTGCTGCTCGGCGGGGTCCTCACCGACGCCGACCTCTTCGGGCTCGGCTGGCGCAGCGTCTTCCTGGTCAACGTGCCGATCGCCGCACTCACCCTCGCCGCCGCCGTCGTCCTCGTCCCCACCACCCGGGAGCGCGCCGCCGGCCGGCCCCCGGTGCTCGGCAGCCTCGTCCTCGCCGCCGGACTCGTCGCCGTCGTCCTGCCGCTCGTCCAGGGCCGCGGCTGGGGCTGGCCGCTCTGGGGCTGGGGCCTCCTCGCGGCCGGCGCCCTCGCGGTGGCCGCGGTCGCCGTACGGGGCTCGGTGCTGCCCCCGCGCGTCTTCACCGTCCCGGCCTTCTCGTACGGCCTGGCCGTCCAGCTCCTCTTCGCCTTCGGCATGCAGGGCTTCTTCCTGGTCCTCGCGATCTGGCTGCAGGGCGGCCAGGGCTACGCCCCGACCCAGGCGGGCGTCCTGATGGCCGCCTTCTCGGCGGGCGGCTTCCTCACGGCCCCGGCCGCCGAACCGCTCGCCGTCAAGCTCGGCCGGTACGTCCCGGTCGCGGGCGCGCTCCTGATGGCCGGGGGCTACGGCTGGGTCTGGTACGCCATGGACGCCGCCGCCCCGGTCCACACCGGCGCCTGGCCGCTGGTCCCCGGCCTCGCCGTCGCGGGCGCCGGCCTCGGCTTCCTGGTCGTCCCGCTCGTCGGCATCGTCCTCTCGGCCGCCCCGGCCGAACTCGCCGGCGGAGCCTCCGGAGTCTTCTCCACCGCCCAGCAGTTCGGCGGCGCCCTCGGCGCGGCCGCCATCGGCACCGCGTACTTCGCGGACCTCTCCCTCGCCGCCGCGATGCCCTGGGTCCTCGCGGCCTACGCGGGCGCCGCCCTGCTGAGCCTGCGGCTCCCGGCCGGAGGGAGGTGA
- a CDS encoding ankyrin repeat domain-containing protein yields the protein MSTLFDAIRDGDENGAVRLLRDGADPEGREDGETALYRAAVGDEAGIVRVLLAAGADPARGSGEDDGDLPLCGAACGGHTEVVRALLAAGAAADQEEAYGFTALAWALRLGHADTARVLLEHGADPDRPGPDGVLPLVAAARRGSTGCVRALLDHGAGAREAALREARRWIGVDIAAELRRGLVAGNEGGQTYEAAVRRIREDGGITVVVELLREDGAPGRGDDRGTGHAAIATLLEAALGLRTPHEELAARALRRGDPELDDWTTAVAELAGRADEETFVAAAGWCAYRDPLRRALGARVLGALPGFGPGAVPVLRRLAAEAAPPAREPLLSAVLALGECADAAAVPELLAAAGHPDAVVRRAVAAALAGIVPAGHVEALGVLLTLSRDGDPRVRDWATLALAELPDDTPLVREGLAERLGDSDPETAAEAARGLAIRQDPRAVDALASILADGEADGAPRETALAALEHVRDPRVRTRLEWTTPRRA from the coding sequence ATGAGCACGCTGTTCGACGCCATCCGGGACGGGGACGAGAACGGGGCCGTGCGGCTCCTGCGGGACGGGGCGGACCCCGAGGGCCGGGAGGACGGGGAGACCGCGCTGTACCGCGCGGCCGTCGGCGACGAGGCCGGCATCGTGCGGGTGCTGCTCGCCGCCGGGGCCGACCCCGCCCGGGGCAGCGGCGAGGACGACGGGGACCTGCCGCTGTGCGGAGCGGCCTGCGGCGGGCACACCGAGGTCGTGCGGGCGCTGCTCGCGGCGGGCGCGGCGGCCGACCAGGAGGAGGCGTACGGCTTCACCGCGCTCGCCTGGGCCCTCCGCCTCGGCCACGCCGACACCGCCCGGGTCCTCCTGGAGCACGGCGCCGACCCCGACCGGCCGGGCCCCGACGGGGTCCTCCCGCTCGTCGCCGCCGCGCGGCGCGGCTCCACCGGCTGCGTGCGGGCGCTCCTCGACCACGGGGCGGGGGCCCGGGAGGCCGCCCTGCGGGAGGCCCGGCGGTGGATCGGCGTCGACATCGCGGCCGAGCTGCGGCGCGGGCTCGTCGCCGGGAACGAGGGCGGGCAGACGTACGAGGCGGCCGTCCGGCGGATCCGGGAGGACGGCGGCATCACGGTCGTCGTCGAGCTGCTGCGGGAGGACGGGGCGCCCGGGCGCGGCGACGACCGGGGGACCGGTCACGCGGCGATCGCCACGCTCCTGGAGGCGGCGCTCGGGCTGCGCACCCCGCACGAGGAGCTCGCGGCGCGGGCGCTGCGCCGCGGCGACCCCGAGCTGGACGACTGGACGACGGCGGTGGCCGAACTGGCGGGCCGGGCCGACGAGGAGACGTTCGTGGCGGCGGCCGGATGGTGCGCCTACCGCGATCCGCTGCGCCGGGCGCTGGGCGCGCGGGTGCTCGGCGCGCTGCCGGGCTTCGGTCCGGGCGCGGTCCCGGTCCTGCGGCGCCTCGCGGCGGAGGCGGCGCCCCCGGCGCGGGAGCCGCTGCTCTCGGCGGTCCTCGCCCTCGGGGAGTGCGCGGACGCGGCCGCCGTCCCCGAACTGCTCGCGGCGGCCGGGCATCCCGACGCGGTGGTGCGCCGGGCCGTCGCGGCGGCCCTCGCCGGGATCGTGCCGGCCGGTCACGTCGAGGCGCTCGGGGTGCTGCTCACGCTGAGCCGGGACGGCGACCCCCGGGTGCGGGACTGGGCGACCCTCGCGCTCGCCGAGCTGCCCGACGACACCCCGCTCGTACGGGAGGGGCTCGCGGAGCGGCTCGGCGACTCCGATCCGGAGACCGCGGCGGAGGCGGCGCGGGGGCTCGCGATCCGTCAGGATCCGCGCGCCGTCGACGCACTGGCGTCGATCCTCGCGGACGGGGAGGCGGACGGGGCGCCGCGCGAGACGGCGCTCGCCGCCCTGGAGCACGTCCGCGACCCGCGGGTCAGGACCCGTCTGGAGTGGACGACCCCGCGCCGCGCCTGA
- a CDS encoding AraC family transcriptional regulator produces MYHTWMRYFTPGPVHHRLGLVCLGVGLQHGALPTVGPRTLDHHVAVVVSAGSGWYRGPDGRRTTVTAPALLWLTPGTPHHYAADPGTGWDEAFVDFTGPATATYTELGYIEPDRPVVPLSDAAPARAAIGRIARAARPGNPLLEVETGAAVHELLVALRRARADTNADGDPVLAALARDAFQPLSVAEHAARHGMTPAELRTAVRRAAGCSPKDYLLTVRLGRAKELLAATELPVAAVARRVGYDDPAYFSRLFTRRVGTAPIRFREQQGRSVHGGWSNSVPDPEHPPTILPRSV; encoded by the coding sequence ATGTACCACACCTGGATGCGCTACTTCACGCCCGGACCCGTCCACCACCGCCTCGGCCTCGTCTGCCTCGGCGTCGGACTCCAGCACGGCGCCCTGCCCACCGTCGGCCCGCGCACCCTCGACCACCACGTCGCCGTCGTCGTCTCCGCCGGCAGCGGCTGGTACCGGGGCCCCGACGGACGCCGCACCACCGTCACCGCCCCCGCCCTCCTCTGGCTCACCCCCGGCACCCCCCACCACTACGCCGCCGACCCCGGCACCGGCTGGGACGAGGCCTTCGTCGACTTCACCGGACCCGCCACCGCCACCTACACCGAACTCGGCTACATCGAGCCCGACCGGCCCGTCGTCCCCCTCTCCGACGCCGCGCCCGCCCGCGCCGCCATCGGCCGGATCGCCCGCGCCGCCCGCCCCGGCAACCCCCTCCTGGAGGTCGAGACCGGCGCCGCCGTCCACGAGCTGCTCGTCGCGCTGCGCCGGGCCCGCGCCGACACCAACGCCGACGGCGACCCCGTCCTCGCCGCCCTCGCCCGCGACGCCTTCCAGCCGCTCTCCGTCGCCGAGCACGCCGCCCGGCACGGCATGACCCCCGCCGAACTGCGCACCGCCGTCCGCCGCGCCGCCGGATGCAGCCCCAAGGACTACCTGCTCACCGTCCGCCTCGGCCGCGCCAAGGAACTCCTCGCCGCCACCGAGCTGCCCGTCGCCGCCGTCGCCCGCCGCGTCGGCTACGACGACCCCGCCTACTTCTCCCGGCTCTTCACCCGCCGCGTCGGCACCGCGCCCATCCGGTTCCGCGAGCAGCAGGGGCGGTCCGTGCACGGCGGCTGGAGCAACAGCGTTCCGGATCCCGAACACCCGCCCACGATCCTCCCGAGATCCGTCTAA
- a CDS encoding asparaginase translates to MGRVTVFTLGGTISARGGDAARMTGQEVLAGLGAPEDVVLRDFRRVPSSTLSFEDLAALADEVRKAVADGSGVVVVQGTDTLEETAFLLDLLCTTEQPIAVTGAMRRPDLPGADGPANLAAALAVAADPACRNLGVLVVLADEIHAARLARKTHTTSIATFASPGAGPIGTVVEGRPRILLRPAVPAALCPLKLDPSVRVALVTLSLGDRGELLDAVDDRFQGLVVAAFGGGHAPAPLVEPLAELARRIPVVLASRTGGGATLTDTYRSPGSEHDLLHHGLIPAGPLDPAKARILLHALISSGAAGPSGYDRPRITAAFAHLNGSGLA, encoded by the coding sequence ATGGGCCGCGTCACGGTCTTCACCCTCGGAGGCACCATCTCCGCCCGAGGCGGTGACGCCGCCCGCATGACCGGCCAGGAGGTCCTCGCAGGCCTCGGCGCCCCCGAGGACGTCGTCCTGCGGGACTTCCGCCGCGTCCCCAGCTCCACCCTCTCCTTCGAGGACCTCGCCGCCCTCGCCGACGAGGTGCGGAAGGCCGTCGCCGACGGATCCGGCGTGGTCGTCGTCCAGGGCACCGACACCCTGGAGGAGACCGCCTTCCTCCTCGACCTGCTCTGCACCACCGAGCAGCCGATCGCCGTCACCGGCGCCATGCGCCGCCCCGACCTGCCCGGCGCCGACGGCCCCGCCAACCTCGCCGCCGCGCTCGCCGTCGCCGCCGACCCCGCCTGCCGGAACCTCGGCGTCCTCGTCGTCCTCGCCGACGAGATCCACGCCGCCCGCCTCGCCCGCAAGACCCACACCACCTCCATCGCCACCTTCGCCTCACCCGGCGCCGGACCCATCGGCACCGTCGTCGAGGGTCGGCCCCGGATCCTGCTCCGCCCCGCCGTCCCCGCCGCGCTCTGCCCGCTCAAGCTCGACCCCTCCGTACGCGTCGCCCTCGTGACCCTCTCCCTCGGCGACCGCGGCGAGCTCCTCGACGCCGTCGACGACCGCTTCCAGGGCCTCGTCGTCGCCGCCTTCGGCGGCGGCCACGCCCCCGCCCCGCTCGTCGAACCCCTCGCCGAACTGGCCCGGCGCATCCCGGTCGTCCTCGCCTCCCGCACCGGCGGCGGCGCGACCCTCACCGACACCTACCGCAGCCCCGGCTCCGAGCACGACCTGCTCCACCACGGACTGATCCCGGCCGGCCCGCTCGACCCCGCCAAGGCCCGGATCCTGCTCCACGCCCTGATCTCCAGCGGCGCCGCGGGCCCCAGCGGCTACGACCGGCCCCGCATCACCGCCGCCTTCGCCCACCTGAACGGCTCCGGCCTGGCCTGA
- a CDS encoding ribonuclease domain-containing protein — MRIPPRITLAGGVATALLSALLLGAPATAAPAPAPVAAASSLATTASVGDICYSDLPSQAYDTLRLIDAGGPFPYSQDGVVFQNREGVLPAHTYGYYHEYTVKTPGVSTRGARRIVTGSTADEDYYTSDHYATFDLIDHAC, encoded by the coding sequence ATGCGAATCCCCCCTCGAATCACCCTCGCCGGCGGTGTCGCCACCGCCCTCCTGTCCGCCCTCCTCCTTGGCGCCCCGGCCACCGCCGCGCCGGCCCCCGCGCCCGTCGCCGCCGCGTCCTCGCTCGCGACGACCGCGTCCGTCGGGGACATCTGCTACTCGGACCTGCCCAGCCAGGCCTACGACACCCTGCGGCTGATCGACGCGGGCGGCCCCTTCCCGTACAGCCAGGACGGCGTCGTCTTCCAGAACCGCGAAGGCGTCCTGCCGGCCCACACCTACGGCTACTACCACGAGTACACGGTGAAGACCCCGGGCGTCTCCACCCGTGGTGCCCGCCGCATCGTGACCGGCAGCACGGCGGACGAGGACTACTACACCTCCGACCACTACGCCACGTTCGACCTGATCGACCACGCCTGCTGA
- a CDS encoding chorismate mutase — translation MSDTSDTSAIDPSVIAELTRLRESIDNIDAAVVHMLAERFKCTQQVGVLKAEHQLPPADPAREARQIARLRELAESAKLDPAFAEKLLNFIIAEVIRHHETIADGAR, via the coding sequence ATGAGCGACACCAGCGACACCAGTGCCATCGACCCGTCCGTCATCGCCGAGCTGACCCGGCTGCGCGAAAGCATCGACAACATCGACGCCGCGGTCGTGCACATGCTCGCCGAGCGCTTCAAGTGCACCCAGCAGGTCGGCGTCCTCAAGGCCGAGCACCAGCTCCCGCCCGCCGACCCCGCCCGCGAGGCCCGCCAGATCGCCCGGCTGCGCGAACTCGCCGAGAGCGCGAAACTGGACCCGGCCTTCGCGGAGAAGCTCCTCAACTTCATCATCGCCGAGGTCATCCGGCACCACGAGACGATTGCGGACGGAGCACGCTGA
- a CDS encoding beta-galactosidase family protein, with product MSTFAVGDEDFLLDGRPVRLLSGALHYFRVHEGHWEHRLGMLRAMGLDCVETYVPWNLHEPEPGRYADADALGRFLDAVGRAGMRAIVRPGPYICAEWENGGLPHWLTGPLGRRVRSLDPEFLAPVGAWFRRLLPQVVERQVDRGGPVVLVQVENEYGSYGSDRGYLEWLAGLLRDCGVSVPLFTSDGPEDHMLTGGSVPGVLATANFGSGAREGFATLRRHQPSGPLMCMEFWCGWFDHWGREHAVRDAADAAAALREILECGASVNVYMAHGGTNFMGWAGANRDGELHDGPLRATVTSYDYDAPIDEAGRPTEKYRAFREVLAEWAEGPLPEVPEPPARLGAPVAGVLDGWAPLDGVLEVLGGEETVTPVPPTFEELGVDRGLVRYRVAVPGPRQPYPLGVTGLRDRAVVYVDGLPAGVLDGEDAVLPEPVAGPALVDLWVESLGRVNYGPRLAEPKGITGGVRHERQYLHGVRARGLRLDAFEAAAVGEVPFVPVPEDPYPGLYRGTLDVAGAGDAWLRLPGSTRGFAWVNGFCLGRYWAAGPQDALFVPGPVLRERANEVWVLELEGGAPSSVELDPV from the coding sequence ATGAGCACGTTCGCTGTGGGTGACGAGGACTTCCTGCTCGACGGGCGGCCGGTGCGGCTGCTTTCGGGGGCGCTGCACTACTTCCGGGTGCACGAGGGGCACTGGGAGCACCGGCTCGGGATGCTGCGCGCGATGGGCCTCGACTGTGTCGAGACGTACGTCCCGTGGAACCTGCACGAGCCGGAGCCCGGCCGGTACGCGGACGCGGACGCGCTCGGGCGGTTCTTGGACGCGGTGGGGCGGGCCGGGATGCGGGCGATCGTGCGCCCGGGTCCGTACATCTGCGCCGAGTGGGAGAACGGCGGGCTTCCGCACTGGCTGACCGGTCCGCTGGGGCGGCGGGTGCGGAGTCTGGACCCGGAGTTCCTGGCGCCGGTGGGGGCCTGGTTCCGGCGGCTGCTCCCGCAGGTGGTGGAGCGGCAGGTCGACCGGGGCGGGCCGGTGGTCCTGGTGCAGGTGGAGAACGAGTACGGGAGTTACGGGAGCGACCGGGGCTATCTGGAGTGGCTCGCGGGGCTGCTGCGGGACTGCGGGGTGAGCGTGCCGCTGTTCACCTCGGACGGGCCCGAGGACCACATGCTGACGGGCGGTTCGGTGCCGGGGGTGCTGGCGACGGCGAACTTCGGCTCGGGGGCGCGGGAGGGCTTCGCGACGCTGCGGCGGCACCAGCCGTCGGGGCCGCTGATGTGCATGGAGTTCTGGTGCGGCTGGTTCGACCACTGGGGCCGGGAGCACGCGGTGCGGGACGCGGCGGACGCGGCGGCGGCGCTGCGGGAGATCCTGGAGTGCGGGGCCTCGGTCAATGTGTACATGGCGCACGGCGGGACGAACTTCATGGGCTGGGCGGGCGCGAACCGGGACGGCGAGCTGCACGACGGGCCGCTGCGGGCGACGGTGACCTCGTACGACTACGACGCGCCGATCGACGAGGCGGGGCGGCCGACGGAGAAGTACCGGGCCTTCCGCGAGGTGCTCGCGGAGTGGGCGGAGGGGCCGCTGCCGGAGGTGCCGGAGCCGCCGGCCCGGCTGGGCGCGCCGGTCGCCGGGGTGCTCGACGGGTGGGCGCCGCTGGACGGGGTCCTGGAGGTCCTCGGCGGCGAGGAGACGGTGACGCCGGTGCCGCCGACCTTCGAGGAGCTGGGCGTGGACCGGGGCCTGGTCCGCTACCGGGTGGCGGTGCCGGGTCCCCGGCAGCCGTACCCGCTGGGGGTGACGGGGCTGCGCGACCGGGCGGTGGTGTACGTCGACGGGCTGCCCGCGGGGGTGCTCGACGGGGAGGACGCCGTCCTTCCCGAGCCGGTGGCGGGCCCCGCGCTCGTGGACCTGTGGGTGGAGTCCCTCGGCCGGGTCAACTACGGGCCGCGGCTCGCGGAGCCGAAGGGGATCACCGGCGGCGTACGGCACGAGCGGCAGTATCTGCACGGGGTGCGGGCGCGGGGGCTGCGGCTCGACGCCTTCGAGGCGGCGGCGGTCGGCGAGGTGCCGTTCGTCCCGGTGCCGGAGGACCCGTACCCCGGTCTGTACCGGGGTACGCTCGACGTGGCGGGCGCGGGCGACGCGTGGCTGCGGCTGCCCGGCTCGACCCGCGGCTTCGCGTGGGTGAACGGCTTCTGTCTGGGCCGCTACTGGGCGGCCGGCCCGCAGGACGCGCTGTTCGTGCCGGGCCCGGTGCTGCGGGAGCGCGCGAACGAGGTGTGGGTCCTGGAACTGGAGGGCGGGGCACCGTCCTCCGTGGAGCTGGACCCCGTGTGA